Proteins from a genomic interval of Polaribacter sejongensis:
- a CDS encoding adenylyltransferase/cytidyltransferase family protein, producing MKKKVFVSGCFDMLHSGHIAFFKEASTYGDLYVGIGSDATVSELKGRHTINSEQERIYMINAIKYVKNAFVNSGSGMLDFKEDLEALKPDYFIVNEDGFSPAKEELCDELNIELKNLKRIPDAGLPERSTTSLRTGGNCSLPYRIDLGGTWIDQPYVSKFHPGWAITLSLEPIIEYNERCGMSTSTRNAAKKIWPHYLPLEKPQKLAEILFKFENTPGSTMVSGAQDAIGICMPGLVRHYYNDGYWPTEFESVHDESILGWLEDHIQMVLLWPREQGLDLLGETYITEDNVKSLANASEEVWDAIQNKDLEKFSAAFLKSFDAQVKMFPAMVNDRILKEIEKYKEKSLAWKLAGAGGAGYLILVSDKPIEGAMKIKVRRKEAL from the coding sequence ATGAAAAAGAAAGTATTTGTATCAGGTTGTTTTGATATGCTACATAGTGGGCATATTGCATTTTTTAAGGAAGCTTCTACATATGGAGATTTATATGTAGGTATTGGTTCCGATGCTACTGTGTCTGAATTAAAAGGGCGTCATACTATAAATTCTGAACAAGAAAGAATTTATATGATTAATGCAATTAAATATGTAAAAAATGCTTTTGTGAACTCTGGTTCTGGAATGCTAGATTTTAAAGAAGATCTAGAAGCATTAAAACCAGATTACTTTATTGTAAATGAAGATGGTTTTTCGCCTGCAAAAGAAGAATTGTGTGACGAATTAAATATTGAGTTAAAAAACTTGAAAAGAATTCCGGATGCAGGTTTACCAGAAAGATCTACCACTTCTTTAAGAACCGGAGGTAATTGTAGTTTGCCTTACAGAATAGATCTTGGAGGTACATGGATCGATCAACCTTATGTATCTAAATTTCACCCAGGTTGGGCAATTACACTTTCTTTAGAACCAATTATTGAGTATAATGAACGTTGCGGAATGTCTACTTCTACTAGAAATGCTGCAAAAAAAATATGGCCTCATTATTTACCGTTAGAAAAACCACAAAAATTAGCAGAAATACTTTTTAAGTTTGAAAATACACCAGGTTCTACCATGGTTTCTGGAGCTCAAGATGCAATAGGTATTTGTATGCCAGGTCTTGTTAGACATTATTATAATGATGGTTATTGGCCAACTGAATTTGAATCTGTACATGATGAATCTATTTTAGGTTGGTTAGAAGATCATATTCAGATGGTATTATTATGGCCTAGAGAACAAGGTTTAGACTTATTAGGTGAAACCTATATTACGGAAGATAATGTAAAGTCTTTAGCAAATGCTTCTGAGGAAGTTTGGGATGCGATTCAAAATAAAGATTTAGAAAAGTTTTCTGCAGCATTTTTAAAGTCATTTGATGCACAAGTAAAAATGTTCCCAGCAATGGTAAATGATAGAATTCTTAAAGAAATAGAAAAATATAAAGAAAAGTCACTTGCTTGGAAACTAGCAGGAGCTGGAGGAGCAGGATATTTAATTTTAGTTTCTGACAAACCTATTGAAGGTGCAATGAAAATTAAAGTAAGAAGAAAAGAAGCTTTATAG
- a CDS encoding LytR/AlgR family response regulator transcription factor, with product MIKLKAVIVEDSRLARNELKELIKVHKEIEIIGEAENVDDAFKLINNTKPDLLFLDINMPEKDGFELLEMLDDVPITIFTTAFDEYAIKSFEYNAFDYLLKPINQKRFSKSIEKVIESISKNETTTITKNENALSLEKQIFIKDGENCWLVKLKDISLFEIVGNYTRVYFDGKKPLIYKSLAQVEEKLPTEVFFRANRQQIININHVKKVVSWFNGKLKIEMNSGEEIEISRRQSYLFKEQLSF from the coding sequence ATGATAAAGTTAAAAGCAGTTATTGTAGAAGATTCTCGTCTAGCTCGTAATGAGTTAAAAGAACTTATTAAGGTACACAAGGAAATAGAAATAATAGGAGAAGCTGAAAATGTAGATGATGCTTTTAAATTGATTAATAACACAAAGCCCGATCTCCTTTTTTTAGACATCAATATGCCAGAAAAAGATGGTTTTGAACTCTTAGAAATGTTAGATGACGTACCTATTACAATTTTTACCACTGCGTTTGATGAATATGCAATTAAATCTTTTGAATACAATGCTTTTGACTACCTATTAAAACCAATTAATCAAAAACGATTTTCTAAAAGTATTGAGAAAGTAATTGAAAGTATTAGTAAAAATGAAACAACTACTATTACTAAAAATGAGAATGCTTTAAGTTTAGAGAAACAAATTTTTATTAAAGACGGAGAAAATTGTTGGTTGGTAAAATTAAAGGATATTTCGCTATTTGAAATTGTAGGCAATTACACGCGGGTTTACTTTGATGGGAAAAAACCATTAATTTACAAATCATTAGCACAAGTAGAAGAAAAACTACCAACAGAAGTGTTTTTTAGAGCTAACAGACAACAGATTATCAACATTAACCATGTTAAAAAAGTGGTTTCTTGGTTTAACGGAAAGTTAAAAATAGAAATGAATTCTGGCGAAGAAATAGAAATTTCTAGAAGACAATCTTACTTATTTAAAGAACAATTGAGTTTCTAA
- a CDS encoding sensor histidine kinase: MNLSLKRFYILFNLIGWVLLFTATLAGPKLFLSGTILAPEQILYYWLETITCALLAFTLTFLISFYVDKKINFNSDWKPITWKILLIFTIVQALYSLFIWPMLDFVQEYTKYESAQIMTFVGKIYNVFYFSTLFVIWLFVFLTIKIYHQLKTVQIKQLELKATLKESQLNTLKGQINPHFMFNSLNNIRGLMLEDVDKARNMLTSLSETLRYSLTKSALNSISLEDELEMVENYIEISKIQFEDRLHFETHIDKNSLSKQIPPMIIQMLIENALKHGISNLKQGGKITLSTAIESNHLQIEVINSGTLQNTKKGTQLGIKNIKKRLKLLYGETANFRLVEIENHVIASIKIPLI; encoded by the coding sequence ATGAATTTATCTTTAAAAAGATTTTATATACTATTCAATCTCATTGGGTGGGTCCTTTTATTTACAGCAACATTGGCTGGACCAAAACTATTTCTTTCAGGCACTATATTAGCTCCTGAACAGATATTATATTATTGGCTAGAAACTATTACATGTGCACTGCTTGCTTTTACGCTAACATTTTTAATCTCTTTTTATGTTGATAAAAAAATTAATTTTAACAGCGACTGGAAGCCTATTACTTGGAAAATTCTTCTAATTTTTACAATTGTACAAGCATTATACTCCTTATTTATCTGGCCTATGTTAGATTTTGTTCAAGAGTACACCAAGTATGAATCTGCTCAGATAATGACTTTTGTAGGTAAAATATACAATGTTTTTTATTTTTCAACTTTATTTGTAATCTGGCTTTTTGTTTTTTTAACCATTAAAATTTACCATCAATTAAAAACGGTTCAAATAAAACAGCTAGAATTAAAGGCTACCCTAAAAGAATCTCAATTAAACACTTTAAAAGGACAAATCAATCCACATTTTATGTTTAACAGCTTAAATAATATACGTGGGCTGATGCTAGAAGATGTTGATAAAGCAAGAAATATGCTTACTAGTTTGTCTGAAACCTTAAGGTATTCTCTTACAAAAAGTGCTCTAAATTCAATTTCTTTAGAAGATGAATTAGAAATGGTAGAAAATTACATAGAGATTTCTAAAATTCAATTTGAAGATCGTTTGCACTTCGAAACTCATATTGATAAAAATTCTTTAAGCAAACAAATTCCACCAATGATCATTCAAATGTTAATTGAGAATGCATTGAAACACGGAATTTCTAATTTAAAACAAGGAGGTAAAATAACCCTATCGACCGCTATAGAAAGTAATCATTTGCAAATCGAAGTTATAAATTCAGGTACATTACAAAATACTAAAAAAGGTACTCAATTAGGAATAAAAAATATTAAAAAGAGGTTAAAACTACTCTATGGAGAAACTGCTAATTTTAGATTAGTAGAAATAGAAAATCACGTAATTGCCTCTATTAAAATTCCACTAATATGA
- a CDS encoding FAD-dependent oxidoreductase: MTKVKDKEVYWGVCINCKGTGKKRKSLPKKTRIHYKKTLEQFEKSNGKTPAPILHKGQLDTCVKCKGTGLIESNTLPTIDKENYPHVAIIGGGIGGVALAIACLHRGIPFTLYERDVSFNTRSQGYGLTLQQASKAMAGLGIVNLKDGITSTRHVVHTTEGEIIGEWGVRKWGRSETKTSPKRTNIHIARQSLRLALLEQLGNTDSIKWGHQLLNYKESEDESIDLSFKLNDKVRTEKADLIVGADGIRSTIRKQLIGNHVSPLRYLNCIVILGICPLKNLEGIVSPLLDSATVFQTANGNERIYMMPFDSDTIMWQLSFPLSEKKAKELNSKGAKYLKEEACKRTQWHSPIPQIVTATNEAQISGYPVYDRELLKPELLEKGSKVTLIGDAAHPMSPFKGQGANQALLDALSLARGITKGCKPLSKWREIGLRKSVLTKFEAEMIARSASKVKDSAEAAKLLHSEIVLYKGDGPRGKHRKKKGE; the protein is encoded by the coding sequence ATAACTAAAGTGAAAGATAAGGAGGTTTATTGGGGAGTTTGTATAAACTGTAAAGGCACGGGAAAAAAAAGGAAAAGTCTTCCTAAAAAAACACGAATCCATTACAAAAAAACATTAGAACAATTTGAAAAGTCTAATGGAAAAACGCCTGCTCCAATTCTACATAAAGGACAACTAGACACCTGTGTTAAATGTAAAGGAACTGGACTTATTGAATCTAATACCTTACCGACTATAGACAAAGAAAACTACCCACATGTTGCCATTATTGGTGGTGGAATTGGTGGAGTTGCACTCGCTATTGCCTGTTTGCATCGCGGAATTCCTTTTACACTTTATGAACGAGATGTTAGTTTTAATACTCGGTCTCAAGGTTACGGACTTACCCTTCAACAAGCAAGTAAAGCCATGGCTGGTTTAGGTATTGTAAATCTAAAGGACGGAATTACATCTACCAGACACGTAGTTCACACAACCGAAGGAGAAATAATTGGCGAATGGGGAGTTAGAAAATGGGGAAGATCAGAAACAAAAACATCGCCAAAACGGACAAATATTCACATTGCAAGACAATCTTTACGTTTGGCTTTGCTAGAGCAGTTGGGCAATACTGATAGCATAAAGTGGGGACATCAATTATTAAATTACAAAGAGTCTGAAGATGAAAGTATTGACCTCAGCTTTAAACTAAACGACAAAGTTAGAACAGAAAAAGCAGATCTAATTGTTGGTGCAGACGGAATTAGAAGTACTATAAGAAAACAGTTAATTGGCAATCATGTTTCTCCTTTACGCTACTTAAACTGTATCGTTATTTTAGGTATTTGCCCTCTAAAGAATCTAGAAGGAATTGTAAGCCCATTATTAGATTCCGCTACCGTTTTTCAAACTGCTAATGGTAATGAACGCATCTATATGATGCCTTTTGATTCGGATACCATCATGTGGCAACTTAGTTTTCCTTTATCAGAAAAAAAAGCAAAAGAACTTAATAGTAAAGGAGCTAAATATCTTAAAGAAGAAGCCTGTAAAAGAACGCAATGGCACAGTCCTATTCCACAAATTGTTACTGCGACCAATGAAGCTCAAATATCAGGTTATCCTGTTTATGACCGAGAATTACTAAAACCCGAATTATTAGAAAAAGGATCTAAAGTAACACTAATTGGAGATGCAGCTCACCCAATGAGTCCGTTTAAAGGACAAGGAGCAAACCAAGCTTTGTTAGATGCTTTATCGCTTGCCCGTGGCATAACTAAGGGATGTAAACCGTTATCTAAATGGAGAGAAATTGGACTACGAAAAAGTGTGCTCACTAAATTTGAAGCTGAAATGATAGCTCGCAGTGCTTCCAAAGTAAAAGATTCCGCAGAGGCTGCAAAATTATTACATTCAGAAATTGTACTTTATAAAGGTGATGGCCCGAGAGGCAAACATCGAAAGAAAAAAGGAGAATAA
- a CDS encoding class I SAM-dependent methyltransferase: MKNKTLISKELDNFYNKASEETRLEKGMGIFEFERIKDLIQLHISNPKSRIIDVGGGTGKYSEWLAKNNHTVHLIEPVLKHIKLAEKRAKKLKNPFSVAIGEAKNLPFEDNVADLVILHGPLYHLQKREDRVAAILEAKRVLKKGGIILGFAINATASTVVGLMNGMIHANSFFNMCKEELTTGIHDAPKDFPFLLADAFYHKPAGLKAEFLEQNLNFINLFAVEGMIWLDNEYFANMLDKKKSKTLKALQNLTQNDEYLLPFSPHMMIAVKK, translated from the coding sequence GTGAAAAATAAAACTCTTATCAGTAAAGAATTAGACAATTTTTACAACAAAGCTTCAGAAGAAACCAGACTAGAAAAAGGAATGGGAATTTTTGAATTTGAACGTATTAAAGATCTCATACAATTACATATTTCCAACCCAAAATCTAGAATTATTGATGTTGGTGGTGGAACCGGTAAATATTCTGAATGGTTGGCAAAAAATAATCATACTGTTCATTTAATAGAACCTGTTTTAAAACATATAAAATTGGCTGAAAAAAGAGCCAAAAAACTAAAAAACCCTTTTTCTGTTGCTATAGGTGAAGCTAAAAATTTACCTTTTGAAGACAATGTTGCCGATTTGGTAATTTTACACGGACCTTTATATCATTTACAAAAAAGAGAAGATAGAGTTGCGGCCATTCTTGAAGCTAAAAGAGTATTAAAAAAAGGCGGAATTATTTTAGGTTTTGCTATTAACGCAACTGCCTCTACCGTTGTTGGTTTAATGAATGGAATGATTCATGCAAACTCTTTCTTTAATATGTGCAAGGAAGAACTTACTACAGGAATTCATGATGCGCCTAAAGATTTTCCTTTTCTATTAGCAGATGCTTTTTACCACAAACCAGCAGGATTAAAAGCGGAGTTTCTAGAGCAAAACCTCAACTTTATAAACCTGTTTGCCGTAGAAGGAATGATTTGGTTAGACAATGAATATTTTGCAAATATGTTAGATAAGAAAAAATCGAAAACATTAAAAGCATTGCAAAACCTCACCCAAAATGATGAGTATTTATTACCTTTTAGTCCGCATATGATGATTGCTGTAAAGAAATAA
- a CDS encoding dienelactone hydrolase family protein, which translates to MAALKKEDISQEVFDLYDDYAHNKIDRKQFLKKLSLYAVGAITLPALLSFISPNYVDSILVEPNDPRLKSETINYASPKGGKKMTGLLSIPKDPKGKLPGIIVVHENRGLNPYIKDVGRRAALEDFITLAPDALSPMGGYPGNDDDGRDMQKKRDQGEMLEDFIAGYNYLKSHKECNGKVAVVGFCFGGWISNMMAVRIPELAAAVPYYGRQPETEDAKKIKAPLLLQYAGLDKRVNDGWPAFEKTLKENNIEHEAHFYSEVNHGFHNNTTPRYDEAAADLSWKRTIDFFNKHLKE; encoded by the coding sequence ATGGCAGCACTTAAAAAAGAAGACATTAGTCAAGAAGTATTTGACTTATATGACGACTATGCACATAACAAAATAGACAGAAAGCAATTTCTAAAAAAACTATCCTTATATGCTGTTGGTGCAATTACATTGCCTGCTTTATTGAGCTTTATTTCTCCTAATTATGTAGATTCTATTTTGGTAGAACCTAACGATCCTCGATTAAAATCTGAAACCATAAATTACGCCTCTCCTAAAGGAGGAAAAAAAATGACAGGTTTACTCTCCATTCCTAAAGATCCAAAAGGTAAACTACCCGGAATTATAGTTGTCCACGAAAACCGAGGATTAAACCCGTATATAAAAGATGTTGGCAGAAGAGCTGCCTTAGAAGATTTTATAACCTTAGCGCCAGATGCACTTTCTCCAATGGGAGGATATCCTGGTAATGATGATGATGGTAGAGATATGCAAAAAAAGAGAGACCAAGGTGAAATGCTAGAAGACTTTATTGCTGGCTACAACTACCTAAAATCTCACAAAGAATGTAACGGAAAAGTAGCAGTCGTTGGTTTCTGCTTTGGTGGTTGGATTTCTAATATGATGGCAGTAAGAATACCTGAATTAGCAGCTGCCGTTCCATATTACGGAAGACAACCAGAAACAGAAGATGCTAAAAAAATTAAGGCTCCTTTACTATTGCAATATGCAGGTTTAGACAAAAGGGTTAATGATGGTTGGCCTGCTTTTGAAAAAACTTTAAAAGAAAATAATATTGAACACGAAGCACATTTTTACTCTGAGGTAAACCATGGGTTTCATAACAATACAACACCTAGATATGATGAGGCTGCAGCTGATTTATCTTGGAAAAGAACCATCGATTTTTTTAACAAGCATTTAAAAGAATAA
- a CDS encoding sigma-70 family RNA polymerase sigma factor: MKTKQVWTLYSEDLKRFIISKVKDTTIADDILQDTFIKIHTKLHTLKDIKKLKPWCFTVARNSILDYWRTNNKTFEIANFEAETSILKEEHTEQDCLIGILNHLPKKYRDPLFLSDIKGMKQQEVADQLKQSLPTTKSQIQRARKLIAEGFMDCCGFVLNDDGNLVGEIKEKEDCKVCK, from the coding sequence ATGAAAACAAAACAAGTTTGGACTTTATATTCTGAAGATTTAAAACGATTTATTATCAGCAAAGTAAAAGACACCACTATTGCAGATGATATTTTGCAGGATACTTTTATTAAAATCCATACAAAACTACATACCTTAAAAGATATTAAAAAGCTAAAACCTTGGTGTTTTACCGTTGCTAGAAATTCTATTTTAGATTACTGGAGAACTAACAATAAAACTTTTGAAATTGCCAATTTTGAAGCTGAAACTAGTATTTTAAAAGAAGAACATACAGAACAAGACTGTTTAATAGGCATTTTAAATCATTTACCAAAAAAGTACAGAGACCCATTATTTCTTTCGGATATAAAAGGGATGAAACAGCAAGAGGTTGCAGATCAATTAAAACAGTCTTTACCAACTACAAAATCTCAAATACAACGTGCTCGAAAATTAATTGCAGAGGGCTTTATGGATTGTTGCGGTTTTGTTTTAAATGATGATGGTAATTTGGTTGGAGAAATTAAGGAAAAAGAAGATTGTAAAGTTTGTAAATAA
- a CDS encoding DUF3703 domain-containing protein, translating to MSNQKLKSEFKNQLNIVKVALAKKQYKTAFYHLENAHILGQNNLYRHTLSHYYMLILGCKTKNSKEIIGQVLRIFASILFTLIWVPIGNTGGTNISPVKKNPIRKELKKYFLN from the coding sequence ATGAGCAATCAAAAATTGAAATCAGAATTCAAGAACCAATTAAATATCGTAAAAGTAGCACTAGCCAAAAAGCAGTATAAAACGGCTTTTTATCATTTAGAAAACGCACATATCTTAGGACAAAATAACTTGTACAGACATACTTTAAGTCATTATTACATGTTGATATTGGGTTGTAAAACAAAAAACAGTAAAGAAATTATTGGGCAAGTCTTAAGAATTTTTGCATCTATTTTGTTTACATTAATTTGGGTTCCTATAGGCAATACAGGCGGTACCAACATATCTCCAGTAAAAAAGAATCCTATTAGAAAAGAATTAAAAAAATATTTCTTAAATTAA
- a CDS encoding tetratricopeptide repeat-containing sensor histidine kinase, translating to MILKKKRLWQLSFAMSLLLLFLACSKQDVIRPNIKNKLASLDSITQTQTEDFFLELDSLLQNSKDLTSLERAMLLFKKGEFLYINFKYQEAFNTHLKCYKLFVELNDIYNQGRSLITLSGASLHMGDVETSQIYALKALHLAKLIEDKRIEGKAYNQLFNLHYKLKDYSKALSYINVTDSLFSKGIDTASIISIKNNKASVYLQLKEYNKALNSYAEAMSLSQSKKSPKILASILNNIGFTYIEANKYENAEKFLRGAATLNNNIKAVNAAPYKGLGNLFLLRSKNDSAQVNYYKALDIYVANKNVKEEIEVRDKLVAISILTGDYAKALDNQIIRDSLQLNVSALEKDRLLNFANVNYEVKQKETEINHQKEINTRNQWLLISTILLFIFLAIATAFYVYNTKLRAANKASKLEQSLLRVQMNPHFIFNTLAAIQNITLEGNAIKSSNYIAKFSKLIRQNFDYVRKESISLDKEIAMISNYIETQQLRFNNVFSYTIEIDQLMDVSKIQVPPMLLQPFLENAIEYGLKEKKEDGKLLLQIEKKGDELLFVILDNGVGRSAKAKEEEVTEDLHATTIFKERLKMRKKGEEKSFILQDLFDKNNNPSGTKVFFKLKL from the coding sequence ATGATTTTAAAAAAGAAAAGATTATGGCAATTAAGTTTTGCGATGTCTTTATTACTATTGTTTTTAGCTTGTTCCAAACAAGATGTTATTCGCCCGAATATAAAAAATAAACTAGCTAGCTTAGATAGTATTACGCAAACACAAACAGAAGATTTTTTTTTAGAATTAGATAGTTTATTACAAAACAGTAAAGATTTAACATCCTTAGAACGTGCAATGTTGCTGTTTAAAAAAGGAGAATTTTTATATATAAACTTTAAATATCAAGAAGCATTTAATACGCATTTAAAGTGTTACAAATTATTTGTTGAATTAAACGATATTTATAACCAAGGGCGTAGTTTGATAACATTAAGTGGAGCTTCACTACATATGGGAGATGTAGAAACATCGCAAATATATGCGCTTAAAGCATTGCATTTGGCAAAGTTAATAGAGGATAAAAGAATAGAGGGTAAAGCTTATAATCAACTATTTAATCTTCATTATAAATTAAAAGATTATAGCAAAGCATTGTCTTACATAAATGTAACAGACAGCTTATTTTCTAAGGGTATTGATACTGCTTCTATTATCTCTATAAAGAATAACAAAGCAAGTGTTTATTTACAATTAAAGGAATATAACAAAGCTTTAAATAGTTATGCTGAAGCGATGTCTTTAAGTCAATCTAAAAAAAGCCCTAAAATATTAGCGAGTATTCTAAATAATATTGGCTTTACTTATATAGAAGCTAATAAATATGAAAATGCAGAGAAGTTTTTAAGAGGTGCTGCTACTTTAAATAACAATATAAAAGCTGTAAATGCTGCGCCTTATAAAGGCTTGGGGAATTTGTTTTTATTAAGATCTAAGAATGATTCTGCACAGGTTAATTATTACAAAGCATTAGATATTTATGTTGCTAATAAAAATGTTAAAGAAGAAATAGAGGTAAGGGATAAATTGGTTGCAATATCTATTCTGACAGGAGATTATGCTAAGGCTTTAGATAACCAAATAATTAGAGATAGCTTGCAGTTGAATGTGAGTGCTTTAGAAAAAGATAGACTATTAAATTTTGCAAATGTTAATTATGAAGTTAAACAAAAAGAAACTGAAATAAATCATCAAAAAGAAATAAATACCAGAAATCAGTGGCTTTTAATAAGTACTATTTTGTTGTTTATATTTCTTGCGATTGCAACGGCTTTTTATGTGTATAATACCAAGTTAAGAGCAGCTAATAAAGCATCAAAGTTAGAGCAAAGTTTGTTGCGTGTACAAATGAATCCACATTTTATATTCAATACATTGGCTGCTATTCAGAATATAACTTTAGAAGGAAATGCTATAAAATCTTCTAATTATATTGCTAAGTTTTCTAAGTTGATTAGGCAAAACTTCGATTATGTTAGAAAAGAATCAATCTCTTTAGATAAAGAAATTGCCATGATTTCTAATTATATAGAAACACAACAATTACGCTTTAATAATGTTTTTTCGTATACTATAGAAATCGATCAATTGATGGATGTTTCTAAGATACAAGTGCCGCCAATGTTGTTACAACCTTTTTTAGAAAATGCTATAGAGTACGGTTTAAAAGAGAAAAAAGAGGATGGTAAATTATTGCTTCAAATAGAAAAAAAAGGAGATGAGTTGTTATTTGTTATTTTAGATAATGGAGTAGGGAGATCTGCAAAAGCAAAAGAAGAAGAAGTAACGGAAGACCTACATGCAACAACTATTTTTAAGGAGCGTTTAAAAATGAGGAAAAAGGGAGAAGAGAAATCGTTTATACTTCAAGATTTATTTGATAAAAACAATAATCCTTCAGGAACAAAAGTATTTTTTAAATTAAAACTTTAA
- a CDS encoding LytR/AlgR family response regulator transcription factor, whose translation MIKAVIIEDEFNALNTLDKLITYTQKDIEVVAKIDNVTDAISFLKEETPDLVFLDIELIGGNAFQILEALDSIAFKIIFTTAYDEFAIKAIKFDTIDYLLKPIDSEELSECIDRFRVGFKKEQVYKNALNQVSEINKKEIDKTLLIKTADAQYFLQTKDIVRCQSDGAYTIFHTVDKKIMSARNLKYYENILSEHTFVRIHQSHLVNIKYIKTINANNTVYLTNGEKIPVATRKKSYLKQILDTL comes from the coding sequence ATGATAAAAGCAGTTATAATAGAAGACGAATTTAATGCATTAAATACATTAGATAAATTGATTACCTATACTCAAAAAGACATTGAGGTTGTGGCTAAAATTGATAATGTTACAGATGCTATTTCATTTTTAAAAGAAGAAACTCCAGATTTAGTTTTCTTAGATATAGAGTTGATTGGTGGTAATGCTTTTCAGATTTTGGAAGCTTTAGATAGTATTGCTTTTAAAATAATTTTTACGACTGCTTATGATGAGTTTGCTATAAAAGCAATAAAGTTTGATACGATAGATTATTTGCTTAAACCGATCGATTCAGAAGAACTATCAGAGTGTATAGACCGGTTTAGGGTTGGTTTTAAAAAAGAACAAGTTTATAAAAATGCATTAAATCAAGTTTCTGAAATTAATAAAAAGGAAATTGATAAAACCTTATTGATAAAAACCGCAGATGCACAATATTTTCTTCAAACAAAAGACATTGTTCGTTGTCAGTCTGATGGTGCGTATACCATTTTTCATACTGTTGATAAAAAAATAATGAGTGCTCGTAATCTAAAATATTACGAGAATATTTTAAGTGAACACACCTTTGTGCGCATACATCAATCACATTTAGTAAATATAAAATACATAAAAACCATTAACGCCAATAACACTGTTTACTTAACAAACGGTGAAAAAATACCTGTTGCTACACGTAAAAAATCGTACTTAAAACAGATTTTAGATACGTTATAA